The following are encoded in a window of Plectropomus leopardus isolate mb chromosome 23, YSFRI_Pleo_2.0, whole genome shotgun sequence genomic DNA:
- the LOC121962034 gene encoding nuclear factor 7, ovary-like, whose protein sequence is MAAQANQAEMDFSCPICTEIFKNPVLLSCSHSFCKDCLLKWWSEKPYNECPLCKRRSSKSDPPCNLALKNLCEAFTQKLFLEETERSERSESLCSLHSEKLKLFCLDHMQPVCIVCRDSTVHANHSFRPIDEIAQDYKEWLRSTLKPLQDKLEHLNQFKVVWEKTAEHLITQAQTTERQIKEQFERLHQFLEEEEEARITALWEEGVQKNEMIKDKLDALNRETAALSDTVKATEEELRAEDISFLHNYKAAVDRVQQRPLLEEPQLGPGALIDVAKHLGNLTFNIWNKMKDIVSYTPVILDPNTAHPELIVSEDLTSVRCVKTEREKQLPKNPERFEHYTTVLGSEGFNSGIQTWDVELECVKTGTDWSVGVAAESVPRKGEILRGYWEIWFRGGKYTAYSPSVTDMVLSVTRPLQRIRMCLDWRRGKLSFSDPYTGTHIYTFKHTFTDKLFPYISTLSTVPLKIQTVNISTQLEM, encoded by the coding sequence ATGGCTGCTCAGGCAAACCAGGCTGAGATGGATTTTTCTTGTCCAATCTGTacagaaatctttaaaaatcctgttttgCTGTCGTGTAGCCACAGCTTCTGCAAAGACTGTCTGCTAAAGTGGTGGTCAGAGAAACCGTATAATGAGTGTCCACTTTGTAAAAGAAGGTCTTCAAAGAGTGACCCACCATGTAACTTGGCATTAAAGAACCTGTGTGAAGCATTCACTCAGAAGCTGTTTCTAGAAGAGACTGAGAGATCTGAGAGGTCTGAGTCTCTGTGTAGTCTGCACTCAGAGAAACTGAAACTCTTCTGTCTGGACCATATGCAGCCAGTGTGTATCGTCTGCCGAGACTCAACAGTGCATGCAAACCACAGCTTCAGACCCATCGATGAAATTGCGCAAGATTACAAGGAATGGCTCAGGAGCACTCTGAAACCCTTGCAGGACAAACTGGAGCACCTGAATCAATTTAAAGTTGTCTgggaaaaaacagcagaacacTTAATAACTCAGGCCCAAACGACTGAGAGGCAGATTAAGGAGCAGTTTGAGAGGCTTCACCAGTTTctagaggaggaagaggaggccagGATCACTGCACTGTGGGAGGAAGGAGTGCAGAAGAATGAGATGATAAAGGACAAGCTGGATGCTCtgaacagagagacagcagctcTTTCAGACACAGTGAAAGCCACCGAGGAGGAACTGAGAGCTGAAGACATCTCATTTCTGCACAACTACAAGGCTGCAGTGGACAGAGTCcagcagcgccccctgctggagGAGCCACAGCTGGGTCCAGGAGCTCTGATAGATGTGGCCAAACACCTGGGCAACCTGACCTTCAACATCTGGAACAAGATGAAGGACATAGTCTCCTACACTCCTGTGATCCTGGACCCAAACACTGCGCATCCAGAACTCATCGTGTCTGAAGATCTGACCAGTGTGAGATGTGtaaagactgagagagagaaacagcttCCGAAAAATCCAGAAAGATTTGAACACTACACCACAGTCCTGGGCTCCGAGGGGTTTAACTCAGGGATTCAGACCTGGGATGTTGAACTTGAGTGTGTTAAAACTGGTACAGACTGGTCTGTGGGTGTGGCAGCAGAGTCTGTCCCAAGAAAAGGAGAGATTCTGAGGGGATACTGGGAAATATGGTTCCGGGGTGGTAAATATACAGCATACTCTCCATCAGTTACAGATATGGTTCTCTCTGTGACGAGGCCACTCCAAAGGATCAGAATGTGTCTGGACTGGAGAAGAGGAAAGCTGTCATTTTCTGATCCATACACTGgaacacacatttacactttCAAACACACTTTCACTGACAAGCTTTTTCCATACATTAGCACTCTAAGTACAGTTCCTCTGAAGATACAAACGGTGAACATCTCTACACAGCTGGAGATGTAG
- the c23h4orf54 gene encoding uncharacterized protein C4orf54 homolog — protein sequence MKTGQSCVETPAPLRGVKDLLRKPARGEEDAPGKQDESNYVDLGIVDVSTSGVNPEKGCPFGERNQMSVLISNSGAGNLRPTEPNHEPAIKSNMEAEKKEEPRDVKCTEVVKEGPSDPSSSDLNAKSEDCPKAGDKSERAMTRAEVSKEENAPREDELHCSDNYLSGRSESDNYEDDDDDVSLVLSDDCIPCVTEDESHYITTHEIQISELSDHGEDYDLGVGSSTSWDIEDDNRVYSFVDYASFDADGAVGQRGGGGREPRAQGAAAVSTLLESDLCDAAKFTSSDESVSKPQQQQQQQQRSGNSGGQIHLSIRTTSRAINDPGSIQEQGNILYHARRSGDMSRYVFRGVDGKAETLCDRAKCFIAAPGRLHFGHKLRGKEVTEYSSGASSAVSDLDDADKEVRNLTAKAFKSLAYPYFDAINFSTSSESSASEHGKGINRWSTFVDLKYGNMNVSQGLDQSVVSHQNSFAKNIDNRGYKGIALASIKPPTSKIFTLNGTPHSAQQIELMGKFSQGHSGVIRLTETLNFRCNVKSGMSGGERHTNFAQNAAGSRSTDEVTDSLPGAQRSGASKLPCKTMEDTHKKAIFASSLIKNVISKKMQFEQERKMERGEISEPPSLCAAHQDSDSHREKGIKQVQRQSSKFSESSSDFVIMCVDELGDIVDSGSCDSKSDLRRQDAAAPAPGTNLEPAIEAGIDTKKGALEASKSTLLRSQNSAFRCWKDEELEFQKDHKNDKTPEKSPSANDKEGEGDQQSAGSGKPTKMSHLFVPSIQLLPSDGEAGEQLQKSNYSAHGDGGGIQLRSDTLYIADSRSVATSKSPEIKINLRNARDNKTEPFGVSKLRAPNIGCNAAVRTDDFKCQALAAALKGESSDKVPHFMVRDIRDNKGKLQTPIHQVRDVRKLVKSSYHFVSLDNNENKSNFLSADSHSEQKKQMSHRNPHSVSPIVIKCQSVNTNSNGKQAGNLTELTKRESFEVDRSSPEGAKSAPVQKAAGRAPNSNNSDGDIGLRSESRAASKKQEKILEITDKKAESKMTNQGALEKLQAAVKTMEQLYTFERNEWKRRDEPQLLTDSHVLSLIASEEHGGPEEDRVRGSNLDKTGRRDSYPNNDKTPPAVVASPGTDNLLRREDREPTVGLQTAGSHDDRLVTRSMSTTSTTGSKNMSCLSSNLKATTTAKMPQPNVTSQPPFSTKNFVPKSPKLPVSLKISQAKLSGNEGAELKEVERATHEHLSASADNENYLTIPVKSHASSNKQASSAEKKSVYTFNTPTQPTAPSAHLSSSARSLEDHNQSPKRSSIVMETRSPEIPSATIYHSLPLGMTANQPQVYCFSPAITPAPTLDPFQATQRKMLLDPTTGNYYLVDTPMQPATKRLFDPETGQYVDVPMPQPPVTPVPMPISPLALSPGAYGHTYMIYPGFMPTPSVIPARTLVQSQMSVQAEAESREKALSQQAESMYMESPFYMATGKSPQAASGAQPQVAANRPLQGFSGIKQPVISITSQQGPRIIAPPSFDGTTMSFVVEHR from the coding sequence ATGAAGACAGGGCAAAGCTGTGTGGAGACACCGGCGCCTCTCCGGGGGGTCAAAGATCTGCTCCGTAAACCGGCGCGCGGAGAGGAGGATGCCCCGGGGAAGCAAGACGAAAGCAATTACGTTGATTTGGGGATAGTTGATGTGAGCACGAGCGGAGTAAACCCGGAGAAAGGCTGTCCCTTTGGTGAAAGAAACCAAATGTCTGTCCTCATTAGCAACAGCGGCGCCGGAAATCTGCGCCCAACGGAACCAAACCATGAGCCGGCGATTAAAAGCAACATGGAAGCTGAGAAGAAAGAGGAGCCAAGAGATGTGAAATGTACAGAGGTTGTCAAGGAGGGTCCCTCTGATCCCTCCTCATCAGATCTTAACGCAAAATCAGAGGATTGCCCCAAAGCGGGAGACAAAAGCGAGCGCGCCATGACGCGCGCCGAGGTGTCCAAAGAAGAAAACGCACCAAGAGAAGATGAATTACACTGCAGTGATAATTATCTGAGCGGGAGAAGTGAGTCGGATAAttatgaggatgatgatgatgatgttagtTTGGTGCTTTCCGACGACTGCATCCCGTGCGTAACGGAGGACGAGTCCCATTACATTACCACGCACGAGATCCAGATCTCGGAGCTGTCGGATCACGGGGAGGACTACGACCTTGGGGTGGGCTCCTCCACCAGCTGGGACATTGAGGATGACAACAGGGTTTATTCATTTGTCGATTACGCGTCTTTTGACGCTGATGGAGCGGTGGGGCAGAGGGGGGGCGGCGGCCGCGAGCCTCGCGCGCAGGGCGCAGCAGCAGTCAGCACTCTGCTTGAAAGTGATCTGTGCGATGCGGCCAAGTTCACCAGCTCAGATGAGAGTGTGTCAAAGccccagcagcaacagcagcagcagcagcgcagtGGCAACAGTGGGGGACAGATCCACCTGTCAATCAGAACCACTTCTCGAGCTATAAATGACCCTGGCAGCATCCAAGAACAGGGGAATATCCTTTATCATGCCAGGCGCTCCGGGGACATGAGCCGCTATGTGTTTAGGGGAGTTGATGGGAAGGCAGAGACGTTGTGTGACAGGGCGAAGTGTTTCATAGCTGCGCCCGGACGCTTACACTTTGGCCACAAATTGAGGGGAAAAGAGGTCACCGAGTATTCCAGCGGTGCGTCCAGCGCTGTCAGCGACCTGGACGACGCTGACAAGGAGGTGCGCAACCTGACAGCCAAAGCATTCAAGAGTTTGGCTTATCCTTATTTTGATGCAATtaatttcagcacctccagtgAGTCCTCTGCGTCAGAGCATGGAAAGGGGATCAACAGGTGGTCCACGTTTGTCGACCTGAAATATGGCAACATGAATGTGTCCCAGGGACTGGACCAAAGTGTCGTCTCACACCAAAACTCATTTGCCAAAAATATAGACAATAGAGGTTATAAAGGAATTGCACTGGCAAGCATCAAACCGCCCACCAGCAAGATCTTCACTCTGAACGGCACCCCCCACAGCGCACAGCAAATAGAGCTGATGGGGAAATTCAGTCAGGGCCACAGCGGTGTGATCCGACTCACAGAGACACTGAATTTTCGTTGCAATGTCAAATCAGGAATGTCTGGGGGAGAAAGGCACACTAACTTTGCACAAAACGCGGCAGGATCACGTTCCACAGATGAGGTTACCGACAGTTTGCCAGGCGCCCAGAGGAGTGGGGCCAGCAAGCTGCCCTGCAAAACCATGGAAGACACACACAAGAAAGCCATATTCGCCTCGAGcctcatcaaaaatgtcatttcgaAGAAGATGCAGTTCGAGCAGGAGCGCAAGATGGAAAGAGGGGAGATAAGTGAGCCGCCTTCCCTGTGCGCCGCGCACCAGGACAGCGACAGCCACAGGGAGAAGGGCATCAAGCAGGTGCAGAGACAGAGCTCCAAGTTTTCTGAGAGCAGCTCTGACTTCGTTATAATGTGCGTGGATGAATTAGGGGACATCGTGGACAGCGGCTCATGTGATAGCAAGAGCGATTTACGGAGACAAGACGCAGCCGCTCCCGCACCAGGAACTAATTTGGAACCTGCGATTGAAGCTGGAATCGATACTAAAAAAGGCGCATTGGAAGCGTCTAAAAGCACACTGCTTCGGAGCCAAAATAGCGCGTTCAGATGCTGGAAGGACGAGGAGCTAGAGTTTCAAAAGGATCATAAAAACGATAAAACTCCAGAGAAGTCGCCTTCAGCTAACGacaaagagggagagggggatCAGCAGTCAGCGGGCAGCGGCAAACCCactaaaatgtcacatttgtttGTGCCAAGTATCCAACTGCTGCCCAGTGACGGCGAAGCCGGAGAGCAGCTGCAGAAGAGCAATTATTCTGCACATGGCGACGGAGGAGGGATTCAACTGCGCTCTGACACCTTATACATTGCAGACTCCAGGAGCGTGGCTACATCCAAATCTCCggaaattaaaatcaatttaaggAACGCGAGAGACAATAAGACGGAGCCTTTTGGCGTCTCCAAGCTGCGCGCTCCTAATATAGGCTGTAACGCAGCCGTCCGAACAGATGACTTCAAATGCCAGGCGCTGGCTGCAGCTCTGAAGGGTGAGTCGTCAGACAAAGTGCCGCATTTCATGGTTAGAGATATCAGAGATAATAAAGGAAAGCTGCAGACGCCCATACACCAAGTAAGAGACGTGCGTAAATTGGTGAAAAGTTCCTATCACTTTGTTTCTCTGGATAACAACGAAAATAAATCCAACTTTTTATCCGCTGACAGCCACTCAGAGCAAAAGAAGCAAATGTCCCATAGAAATCCTCATTCTGTGTCACCTATAGTGATCAAATGTCAGTCTGTGAATACAAACAGTAACGGAAAGCAAGCTGGGAATCTCACTGAGTTAACTAAAAGGGAATCGTTTGAAGTGGACAGATCGTCTCCAGAGGGCGCTAAAAGTGCTCCAGTGCAAAAGGCAGCAGGGAGAGCACCCAACTCAAATAACTCAGATGGAGACATTGGGTTGAGATCTGAAAGCAGAGCAGCTTCGAAAAAGCAggagaaaatattagaaatcACAGATAAGAAAGCAGAGTCGAAGATGACGAACCAAGGGGCGCTGGAGAAACTGCAGGCGGCTGTGAAAACCATGGAGCAGCTGTACACGTTTGAAAGGAATGAATGGAAAAGGAGGGATGAGCCGCAGCTCCTGACAGACAGCCATGTGCTTTCACTGATAGCCAGCGAGGAGCACGGAGGACCTGAGGAGGACAGAGTGAGAGGGTCCAACCTGGACAAGACAGGCAGAAGAGACTCCTATCCCAACAATGACAAGACGCCACCAGCAGTAGTGGCGTCCCCTGGCACTGACAACCTACTGAGGCGAGAGGACAGAGAGCCCACTGTGGGCTTACAGACTGCTGGCAGCCATGATGACAGGCTGGTTACTCGGTCAATGTCAACCACCAGTACCACAGGGAGCAAAAACATGTCCTGCCTCAGCTCCAACCTGAAGGCCACCACAACGGCAAAGATGCCCCAACCAAATGTCACCTCACAGCCACCTTTCAGCACCAAGAACTTTGTCCCAAAGTCCCCCAAACTGCCCGTGTCCTTAAAAATCAGCCAGGCGAAGCTAAGTGGAAATGAAGGAGCTGAATTAAAGGAGGTAGAAAGGGCCACGCATGAGCACCTGAGCGCCTCAGCTGACAATGAGAACTACCTAACCATTCCGGTAAAGTCTCATGCCAGCAGCAACAAACAAGCCTCATCTGCCGAGAAAAAATCTGTGTACACATTTAACACCCCAACACAACCAACCGCCCCTTCTGCACACTTGTCGTCCAGCGCCAGAAGCTTGGAAGACCACAACCAGTCTCCAAAACGCTCCAGTattgtaatggaaacccgctcACCAGAGATCCCTTCTGCCACCATTTACCACTCATTGCCATTGGGCATGACCGCCAATCAGCCTCAGGTGTACTGCTTCTCGCCGGCAATCACCCCTGCTCCCACCCTGGACCCCTTCCAGGCCACCCAGAGGAAGATGCTGCTGGATCCCACCACTGGAAACTACTACCTGGTGGACACTCCCATGCAGCCAGCCACCAAGCGCCTCTTTGACCCCGAAACAGGCCAGTACGTGGACGTGCCCATGCCGCAACCTCCTGTGACCCCGGTGCCCATGCCGATCTCACCTTTGGCTCTCAGTCCAGGAGCATATGGACACACCTACATGATCTACCCAGGCTTCATGCCGACACCGTCCGTGATCCCGGCCCGGACGCTGGTGCAGTCGCAGATGTCAGTGCAGGCGGAGgcggagagcagagagaaagcCTTGTCGCAGCAGGCGGAGAGCATGTACATGGAGAGTCCCTTCTACATGGCCACTGGAAAGTCTCCGCAGGCGGCCTCCGGCGCTCAACCGCAGGTCGCTGCAAACAGGCCGCTGCAGGGCTTCTCTGGCATCAAGCAGCCGGTCATCAGCATCACCTCCCAGCAGGGGCCCCGGATCATCGCTCCGCCCTCATTTGATGGGACCACCATGAGCTTTGTGGTGGAGCACAGATGA
- the hacd4 gene encoding very-long-chain (3R)-3-hydroxyacyl-CoA dehydratase 4 isoform X1 has product MFFFSFRFSFRLAYIFSYNLFQFCGHTWILANTIARFLTFGKDALADTFYSVGFVMSLCQLLSILELFHIADGIEKARLLPRFVQVMEKNLLLIMVIMLEEIQSKPVVCAQFFLWNILDLLRYPHELLCVLDTPSIAMLWTRYTLWIPLYILSAATEGVTIYQALPYVKPAAANSSSLNSTVSTHVHLPLMLMLSLPILALGASVTVWQLLKERQHHLDKWNKKMKRK; this is encoded by the exons atgttttttttctccttcaggtTCAGCTTCAGGCTCGCCTACATTTTCTCGTATAACCTGTTCCAGTTCTGTGGACACACATGGATCCTGGCTAACACCATAGCCAGGTTTCTCACATTTGGGAAAG ATGCCCTGGCAGACACATTTTACTCCGTTGGCTTTGTGATGAGTCTGTGCCAGCTGCTGTCCATCCTGGAACTCTTCCACATCGCAGATGGGATTGAGAAAGCTCGACTCCTCCCTCGCTTCGTCCAA GTGATGGAGAAGAACCTCCTGCTGATCATGGTCATCATGCTGGAGGAGATCCAGAGCAAACCAGTGGTGTGTGCACAGTTCTTCTTGTGGAACATTCTGGACCTCCTGCG GTACCCACATGAGCTGCTGTGTGTTCTGGACACGCCGTCCATCGCTATGCTGTGGACTCGCTACACACTCTGGATCCCCTTATACATCCTGTCAGCAGCCACTGAAG gtgtCACCATATACCAGGCCCTGCCGTATGTtaagccagcagcagcaaactCATCCTCTCTCAACTCCACGGTGTCCACACACGTTCACCTGCCTTTAATGCTGATGCTCTCGCTTCCGATTCTGGCTCTCG GGGCCTCTGTGACTGTGTGGCAACTGCTGAAGGAGAGACAACACCACCTGGACAAATGGAACaagaagatgaagaggaaaTGA
- the hacd4 gene encoding very-long-chain (3R)-3-hydroxyacyl-CoA dehydratase 4 isoform X2, whose translation MFSFRLAYIFSYNLFQFCGHTWILANTIARFLTFGKDALADTFYSVGFVMSLCQLLSILELFHIADGIEKARLLPRFVQVMEKNLLLIMVIMLEEIQSKPVVCAQFFLWNILDLLRYPHELLCVLDTPSIAMLWTRYTLWIPLYILSAATEGVTIYQALPYVKPAAANSSSLNSTVSTHVHLPLMLMLSLPILALGASVTVWQLLKERQHHLDKWNKKMKRK comes from the exons AT gtTCAGCTTCAGGCTCGCCTACATTTTCTCGTATAACCTGTTCCAGTTCTGTGGACACACATGGATCCTGGCTAACACCATAGCCAGGTTTCTCACATTTGGGAAAG ATGCCCTGGCAGACACATTTTACTCCGTTGGCTTTGTGATGAGTCTGTGCCAGCTGCTGTCCATCCTGGAACTCTTCCACATCGCAGATGGGATTGAGAAAGCTCGACTCCTCCCTCGCTTCGTCCAA GTGATGGAGAAGAACCTCCTGCTGATCATGGTCATCATGCTGGAGGAGATCCAGAGCAAACCAGTGGTGTGTGCACAGTTCTTCTTGTGGAACATTCTGGACCTCCTGCG GTACCCACATGAGCTGCTGTGTGTTCTGGACACGCCGTCCATCGCTATGCTGTGGACTCGCTACACACTCTGGATCCCCTTATACATCCTGTCAGCAGCCACTGAAG gtgtCACCATATACCAGGCCCTGCCGTATGTtaagccagcagcagcaaactCATCCTCTCTCAACTCCACGGTGTCCACACACGTTCACCTGCCTTTAATGCTGATGCTCTCGCTTCCGATTCTGGCTCTCG GGGCCTCTGTGACTGTGTGGCAACTGCTGAAGGAGAGACAACACCACCTGGACAAATGGAACaagaagatgaagaggaaaTGA